A single Nostoc sp. PCC 7107 DNA region contains:
- a CDS encoding argininosuccinate synthase: protein MGRAKKVVLAYSGGVDTSVCIPYLKQEWGVEEVITLAADLGQGDELEPIKEKALKSGASESLVIDVKDSFVKDYAFPAIQANALYENRYPLGTALARPLIAKILVEAAEKYGADAIAHGCTGKGNDQVRFDVSCAALNPSLKILAPAREWGMSREETIAYGEKCGIPAPVKKSSPYSIDKNLLGRSIEAGVLEDPAAEPPEEIYQMTKAIADTPNEPEYIEIGFTKGIPTTVNGTAKNPVELIETLNELAGNHGIGRIDMIENRLVGIKSREIYESPAMLVLIQAHRDLESLTLTADVTHYKRGIEDTYTKLVYNGLWYSPLKAALDAFIHQTQERVSGTVRLKLFKGNATIVGRWSDNTLYTPDLATYGAEDQFDHKAAEGFIYVWGLPTRIWAQQDR from the coding sequence ATGGGTCGCGCCAAAAAGGTTGTCTTAGCATATTCAGGTGGTGTAGATACTTCTGTGTGCATTCCTTACCTCAAGCAAGAGTGGGGTGTGGAAGAGGTGATTACCCTCGCAGCAGATTTAGGCCAGGGAGATGAATTAGAGCCAATTAAAGAAAAAGCTCTCAAGTCGGGTGCTAGTGAGTCTCTGGTAATTGATGTCAAAGACAGCTTTGTTAAAGATTACGCTTTCCCGGCGATTCAAGCTAACGCCCTTTACGAAAATCGTTATCCTCTGGGAACGGCGCTGGCTCGTCCCTTGATTGCCAAAATATTAGTAGAAGCAGCCGAAAAATATGGTGCTGATGCGATCGCACATGGTTGTACTGGTAAGGGTAATGATCAGGTACGCTTTGACGTTTCCTGTGCTGCCTTAAATCCCAGCCTCAAAATTTTAGCACCCGCGCGGGAATGGGGGATGAGCCGTGAGGAAACCATTGCATACGGTGAAAAGTGCGGTATTCCTGCACCTGTGAAAAAGTCTTCGCCTTACAGTATTGATAAAAACTTGCTCGGTCGCAGTATTGAAGCGGGTGTGTTGGAAGATCCAGCCGCAGAACCCCCAGAAGAAATTTATCAGATGACAAAGGCGATCGCTGATACTCCCAATGAGCCAGAATATATCGAGATTGGCTTTACTAAAGGTATACCCACAACCGTCAACGGTACAGCCAAAAACCCTGTTGAATTAATTGAAACACTCAACGAGTTAGCTGGCAATCATGGCATTGGTCGCATTGACATGATTGAAAACCGCTTGGTGGGTATCAAATCACGGGAAATCTACGAATCACCAGCGATGTTGGTGCTAATTCAAGCCCACCGTGATTTAGAAAGCCTCACCTTAACCGCAGATGTCACCCACTACAAGCGCGGTATCGAAGACACTTATACCAAATTGGTCTATAACGGTTTGTGGTACAGTCCCCTAAAAGCCGCTTTGGATGCTTTCATTCACCAAACACAAGAACGCGTTTCGGGAACTGTGCGGCTGAAACTTTTCAAAGGTAACGCCACTATAGTTGGTCGTTGGAGTGACAACACCCTATACACCCCCGACTTAGCCACCTACGGCGCAGAAGACCAATTTGACCACAAAGCCGCCGAAGGCTTTATCTACGTTTGGGGTCTTCCCACACGTATTTGGGCGCAACAAGATAGATAA
- a CDS encoding tetratricopeptide repeat protein yields MQWDEFLRQQAATHELSPEQTAAFLVRFQAENSGKSEQEIANLLEIELSAFKKRMSPVYSKFAESCPELAKRQRRKFETLKAYLTAKYNGVTDTQPKKEIQHNIPPAVPWERFVGREAELQRLHEMIQQSQQVAIVAVAGMGGVGKTELATQYAQQNLQKYPGGVCWLSAQGIDVGIQILRFAEAKFQFIAPDDRELVDRVKLCWDRWDAGDVLLVFDDITDYKTQVKPYIPANSSKFKTLLTTRLGFDRTLPQLSLGVLKPLAAMQLLKSLVGRDRLKNEPLVARKICKFLGYLPLALELVGRYLDTMPDLSLQTLLKRLERKRLEHEAMAEANPLMRYEYGVAEAFNLSWDKLDENARNLGCSLSLYALADIPFDVEGMEDDEQREIREKAIRDLLELHLLQRKSKGIYRLHTLIRQYFQMKLDKSSKADEVKTDFAAQMVTVAKLIPFQPTLDLIQQLTPLIPHVAEATNHLTPFIKDEDLITPFTGLGHFYQGQGLYQEAEPWLSQCLELIKSRLGAEHPAVAMSQNNLAELYCVTARYSEAEPLFLQALELIQHLLGGAEHLVVTSIQNNLARFYRVTGRYSEAEVLYKQALEIQQRLSGAEDISVTPIQNNLALIYRLTGRYSEAEVLYQQALEIKQRLLGTEHLDAAICLNNLAKLYSVTGRYSEAEVLYQQALEIKQRLLGAEHPNVILIQSNLGELYRVTKRYSEAESLFLQVLELRKRLLGTEHPDVAISLNNLAELYYATERYSEAEPLYRQALELNQRLLRAEHPDIAISMINLAKLYRATERYSEAEPFYLQVLELWQRSLGAEHPDVAIIMNHLAEVYYATGRYSEAEPWYRQVLELRQRLLGTEHLDVVTSLNNLAEIYSLTGRYNEAEPLFLQALELNQRLLGTEHLDVVTSLNYLSGLYYLTERYSEAEPLYRQALEIRQRLLGTEHLDVATSLNNLAEIYSLTGRYNEAEPLYRQALEIRQRLLGTEHLDVATSLNHLAELYESIGRYSKAETLFLQALEIRQRLLGAEHLAVANSLNNLAALYKLQGRYSKAEPLYRQALEIIQRLLGVEHFAVATSLSNLAELYESIGRYKEAEPLYQEALELIQRLLGTEHPNVATVMNNLAFLYKSTKRYSEAEALFLQALKLNKRLLGAENLNVAANLHNLGELYRETRRYSKAEQLFLQALKLRKRLLGVEHHDVATSLHNLACLYHTTRRYREAEPLYHQSVEIYQRTLGVGHPYTRTAQRNYVLFLIKAYR; encoded by the coding sequence ATGCAATGGGATGAGTTTTTACGACAACAAGCGGCTACTCATGAGTTATCCCCAGAGCAAACGGCAGCTTTTTTAGTTAGGTTTCAGGCGGAAAACTCAGGTAAAAGTGAACAAGAAATTGCCAACTTATTAGAAATTGAGCTTTCTGCTTTTAAAAAGCGGATGAGTCCGGTGTATAGTAAGTTTGCGGAGAGTTGTCCTGAGTTAGCTAAACGTCAACGCAGAAAGTTTGAAACATTAAAGGCTTACCTAACAGCAAAATATAACGGTGTTACCGACACCCAGCCGAAAAAAGAAATTCAGCACAATATCCCCCCGGCTGTACCTTGGGAAAGATTTGTTGGGAGAGAAGCGGAATTACAACGACTGCACGAGATGATACAACAATCGCAGCAAGTTGCTATTGTTGCGGTGGCGGGGATGGGTGGTGTTGGGAAAACTGAACTTGCAACCCAGTATGCTCAACAAAACTTGCAAAAATATCCTGGTGGGGTGTGTTGGTTATCAGCGCAGGGTATTGATGTCGGGATTCAAATTCTCAGATTTGCAGAAGCGAAATTTCAATTTATCGCACCCGATGACCGAGAGTTAGTAGATCGGGTAAAACTTTGCTGGGATAGATGGGATGCTGGGGATGTTTTGCTGGTATTTGATGATATCACCGACTACAAAACTCAGGTTAAGCCTTATATTCCTGCGAACTCATCTAAGTTTAAAACGTTGCTCACAACTCGCCTGGGGTTTGATAGAACTTTGCCACAATTAAGCTTGGGTGTTCTCAAACCATTGGCGGCGATGCAATTATTAAAGTCGCTGGTGGGGAGAGACAGATTAAAAAATGAGCCTTTGGTGGCGAGAAAAATCTGTAAATTCTTGGGATATTTGCCTTTAGCTTTAGAGTTGGTGGGACGATATCTGGATACAATGCCAGATTTATCACTGCAAACACTGTTGAAACGGTTAGAGAGAAAGCGGTTGGAACATGAAGCAATGGCTGAGGCTAACCCGTTGATGCGTTATGAATATGGTGTGGCTGAAGCTTTTAATTTGAGTTGGGACAAGTTAGATGAAAATGCAAGAAATCTGGGTTGTTCGCTAAGTTTATATGCTTTAGCTGATATTCCTTTTGATGTGGAAGGAATGGAAGATGATGAACAGCGAGAAATTCGAGAGAAAGCCATTCGTGATTTGTTAGAACTGCATTTATTACAACGCAAAAGCAAAGGAATTTATCGTTTACACACCTTAATTCGGCAATATTTCCAAATGAAGTTGGATAAGTCAAGCAAAGCGGATGAGGTGAAGACAGATTTTGCCGCGCAGATGGTAACAGTAGCAAAGCTAATTCCTTTCCAGCCAACTCTTGATTTAATTCAACAACTCACTCCCCTAATTCCTCATGTAGCAGAAGCAACAAATCATCTAACACCATTCATTAAGGATGAAGATTTAATCACCCCTTTTACCGGATTAGGCCATTTTTATCAAGGGCAAGGACTATATCAAGAAGCAGAACCTTGGTTGAGCCAGTGTTTAGAATTAATTAAAAGTCGCCTTGGTGCAGAACATCCCGCCGTTGCCATGAGCCAGAATAATTTGGCAGAACTCTACTGTGTGACAGCACGGTACAGTGAAGCTGAACCATTATTTCTGCAAGCTTTAGAACTCATTCAACACCTATTAGGAGGAGCAGAACATCTTGTTGTTACCTCTATCCAGAATAATCTGGCTAGATTCTACCGCGTCACAGGACGTTACAGTGAGGCTGAAGTTCTTTATAAGCAAGCTTTAGAAATCCAGCAACGCTTATCAGGAGCAGAAGATATTTCTGTCACACCTATCCAGAATAATCTGGCATTAATCTACCGTTTGACAGGAAGGTACAGTGAAGCCGAAGTTCTGTATCAGCAAGCTTTAGAGATCAAGCAACGCCTGTTAGGAACAGAACATCTCGATGCTGCCATTTGCCTGAATAATCTGGCTAAACTCTACAGCGTGACAGGAAGGTACAGTGAAGCCGAAGTTCTATACCAGCAAGCTTTAGAGATCAAGCAACGCCTGTTAGGAGCAGAACATCCCAATGTCATCCTAATCCAGAGTAATCTGGGAGAACTTTACCGTGTAACAAAACGCTACAGTGAAGCCGAATCTTTGTTTCTGCAAGTTTTAGAACTTAGAAAACGTTTGTTAGGAACAGAACATCCCGATGTCGCCATTAGCCTGAATAATCTGGCGGAACTTTACTATGCGACAGAAAGGTATAGTGAGGCTGAACCATTGTATCGGCAAGCTTTAGAACTCAACCAACGTTTGTTAAGAGCAGAACATCCCGATATCGCCATTAGTATGATTAATCTGGCAAAACTCTACCGTGCAACAGAAAGGTACAGTGAAGCCGAACCTTTTTATCTCCAAGTTTTAGAACTCTGGCAAAGGTCGTTAGGCGCAGAACATCCCGATGTCGCCATTATCATGAATCATCTTGCAGAAGTCTACTATGCAACAGGACGCTACAGTGAAGCTGAACCTTGGTATCGTCAAGTTTTAGAACTCAGGCAACGCCTGCTAGGAACAGAACACCTTGATGTCGTCACTAGCCTGAATAATTTAGCAGAAATCTATTCTTTGACAGGACGCTACAATGAAGCTGAACCTTTGTTTTTACAAGCTTTAGAATTAAACCAACGCCTGCTAGGAACAGAACACCTTGATGTCGTCACTAGCCTGAATTATCTGTCAGGACTCTACTATTTGACAGAACGCTACAGCGAAGCCGAACCTCTTTATCGGCAAGCTTTAGAAATCAGGCAACGCCTGTTAGGAACAGAACATCTCGATGTTGCCACTAGCCTGAATAATCTAGCAGAAATCTATTCTTTGACAGGACGCTACAATGAAGCCGAACCCCTCTATCGCCAAGCTTTAGAAATCAGGCAACGCCTGTTAGGAACAGAACATCTCGATGTTGCCACTAGCTTGAATCATCTGGCAGAACTTTACGAATCAATAGGAAGGTACAGTAAAGCCGAAACCTTATTTCTGCAAGCTTTAGAAATCAGGCAACGCTTGTTAGGAGCAGAACATCTCGCTGTTGCCAACAGCTTAAATAATCTGGCGGCACTTTACAAATTACAAGGAAGGTACAGCAAAGCCGAACCCCTCTATCGCCAAGCTTTAGAAATCATTCAACGCTTGTTAGGAGTAGAACATTTCGCTGTTGCCACTAGCTTGAGTAATTTGGCAGAACTTTATGAATCAATAGGAAGATACAAGGAAGCTGAACCTCTTTATCAGGAAGCTTTAGAACTCATTCAACGCCTGTTAGGAACAGAACATCCTAATGTTGCTACTGTCATGAATAATTTGGCGTTTCTCTACAAGTCAACAAAACGCTACAGTGAAGCTGAAGCATTGTTTCTACAAGCTTTAAAACTCAATAAACGCTTGTTAGGAGCAGAAAATCTCAATGTTGCCGCTAACCTACATAATCTGGGAGAACTTTACCGTGAGACAAGAAGGTATAGTAAAGCCGAACAGCTATTTCTGCAAGCTTTAAAACTCAGGAAACGCTTGTTAGGAGTAGAACACCATGATGTCGCCACTAGTCTGCATAATCTGGCATGTCTCTACCATACAACCAGAAGGTATCGTGAAGCCGAACCTTTATATCACCAATCTGTGGAAATTTATCAGCGCACTTTGGGTGTAGGTCATCCTTACACCAGGACAGCGCAGAGAAATTATGTTCTATTTTTAATAAAAGCATATCGTTAG
- a CDS encoding Uma2 family endonuclease, whose amino-acid sequence MTAITLNLNSIIQLTREQFYQLCEENPDLKLERNAQGELIIMPPTGGETGKSNSHVNGQIWFWNDQHQLGEVFDSSTGFTLPNSADRSPDVSWVAKSRWDALTKEQKEKFIPLCPDFVIEILSPNDSLKKTQNKMQEYIENGCRLGWLINRKKQEVEIYRPGKDVEILKSPQTLSGEDVLPGFVLNMQKIWA is encoded by the coding sequence ATGACAGCAATTACATTAAACCTCAATTCTATAATTCAACTCACAAGAGAACAATTTTATCAACTCTGTGAAGAAAATCCCGATTTAAAATTAGAACGCAATGCCCAAGGAGAATTAATTATTATGCCACCCACAGGAGGAGAGACAGGCAAAAGCAATTCTCATGTTAATGGTCAAATATGGTTCTGGAATGATCAACATCAGTTAGGAGAAGTATTTGATTCATCAACTGGATTTACTTTACCAAATAGTGCTGACCGTTCGCCCGATGTTTCTTGGGTAGCAAAATCTCGTTGGGATGCGTTAACGAAAGAACAAAAAGAGAAATTTATTCCGCTATGTCCTGATTTTGTCATTGAGATACTCTCACCTAATGACAGCTTAAAAAAAACTCAAAATAAAATGCAAGAGTATATCGAAAATGGCTGTCGTTTAGGTTGGTTAATTAATCGCAAAAAACAAGAAGTAGAAATTTATCGTCCGGGAAAAGATGTGGAAATTCTCAAATCACCTCAGACTCTCTCTGGTGAAGATGTGCTACCTGGGTTTGTACTCAATATGCAGAAAATTTGGGCGTGA
- a CDS encoding Uma2 family endonuclease → MTVQLLRRKFTVQQYHKMFELGILTEDERVELIRGEIIEMSPIGTKHAACVKCLNKLLSSKLRDKVLIAIQDPVELSDNSQPQPDVALLKPRDDFYADAHPKPQDIFLLIEVADSTIIYDREEKIPLYAEANIIAVWLVDINEQVVEVYQQPTATGYQFMQKFAGGETLSIPGFSDVTITVNEIFGR, encoded by the coding sequence ATGACTGTACAGTTATTAAGACGTAAATTCACAGTGCAGCAATACCACAAAATGTTTGAGTTGGGGATTCTTACAGAAGATGAGCGAGTTGAATTAATCCGGGGAGAAATTATTGAGATGTCGCCGATTGGGACAAAACACGCTGCTTGTGTAAAGTGCTTAAATAAACTCTTGTCTAGTAAGTTAAGGGATAAAGTTCTCATTGCTATTCAAGACCCTGTGGAACTGAGCGATAATTCACAACCGCAGCCAGATGTGGCTTTACTCAAACCCCGTGATGATTTTTATGCAGATGCACACCCTAAACCTCAAGATATTTTCTTACTGATTGAAGTTGCTGATTCAACAATAATCTATGACAGGGAAGAAAAGATTCCTTTATATGCGGAAGCTAATATAATTGCGGTTTGGTTAGTAGATATTAATGAACAAGTTGTGGAAGTTTATCAACAACCAACCGCCACAGGATATCAGTTTATGCAAAAGTTTGCTGGTGGTGAAACTTTATCAATTCCAGGTTTCTCTGATGTCACAATTACGGTCAATGAAATCTTCGGTAGATAA
- a CDS encoding serine/threonine-protein kinase produces the protein MICCLNPDCPNPLNPKGKQSCQTCSTPLVPLLRNRFRVIRVLSDEGGFGRTYLSEDTDKLNELCVIKQLAPKFQGTWSQKKAMELFAEEAKRLQQLGEHPQIPTLIAYFEQDNCLYLVQQFINGQNLLKELQQRKVYKANEIQAILLDLLPVLKFIHDRGVIHRDIKPENLIRCRYDGRLSLIDFGSSKQLTEKVKNKNGTSIGSHGYSPLEQIRDGKAYPASDLFSLGATCFHLLTGTSPFQLWMEHGYGWANSWREYLRSPLSPELEGVMTKLLQKDLSQRYQSADEVIKDLIPSLPRALPAAGQSSGKFTVTQPKSKFSFKYAFVKSLVLGAAFILLFGFSDSWYQKYRQIQTSVLSRLKPGNYSSTQGEVVFGQSPNVPVKNISLTKTLKGAAKSVVSVAISPDGQTIASSGEGERNIKMWNIATGKEILTLNGHSQKVNAVAISPNGKTLVSGSDDQTIKAWNLSTGKIVYSLTGHTDSIQALAISPNGKILVSGSDDNTLKMWNLGTGKLIRTLKGHKYWVRSVAISPDGRNLASGSFDKTIKLWHLYQDDPARTLTGNPNTITSVAFSPDSTTLASASRDRTIKLWDVASGEVIRTLTGHANTVTCVAFSPDGMTLASASRDRTIKLWNLATGEVLNTLTGHADTVTSVGFTADGKTIISGSEDNTIKVWRIAQ, from the coding sequence ATGATCTGCTGCTTAAATCCCGATTGTCCAAATCCCCTAAATCCTAAAGGAAAGCAGTCATGCCAAACTTGTAGCACCCCTTTGGTACCACTGTTAAGAAATCGCTTTCGGGTGATTCGGGTGCTTTCCGATGAGGGGGGATTTGGTAGAACTTATTTATCTGAAGATACCGATAAACTCAATGAACTGTGTGTAATTAAGCAATTAGCACCGAAATTTCAAGGAACTTGGTCACAGAAAAAAGCAATGGAGTTATTTGCAGAAGAAGCCAAACGACTGCAACAACTCGGCGAACATCCCCAAATTCCCACACTAATTGCATACTTTGAACAAGATAACTGCCTTTATTTGGTGCAACAGTTTATTAATGGGCAGAACTTGTTAAAAGAATTACAACAGCGCAAAGTCTATAAAGCGAATGAAATTCAAGCAATTTTACTCGATTTGCTGCCTGTACTCAAATTCATTCACGATCGCGGTGTGATTCACCGAGACATTAAACCAGAAAATTTAATTCGCTGTCGATATGATGGGCGACTTAGCTTGATTGATTTTGGTTCATCTAAGCAATTAACCGAAAAAGTCAAGAATAAAAATGGTACATCCATTGGTTCGCATGGTTATTCTCCACTGGAACAAATCAGAGATGGGAAAGCTTACCCAGCTAGTGATTTGTTCAGTTTGGGGGCTACCTGTTTTCATCTACTAACGGGAACATCCCCTTTTCAATTGTGGATGGAACATGGCTATGGCTGGGCGAACAGTTGGCGGGAATATTTGCGTAGTCCTTTGTCGCCAGAATTGGAAGGGGTGATGACAAAGCTGTTGCAAAAAGACTTAAGCCAACGCTACCAGTCAGCCGATGAAGTGATTAAAGATTTGATTCCATCACTCCCACGCGCCTTACCCGCTGCGGGACAGTCATCGGGAAAATTCACCGTAACTCAACCAAAATCAAAGTTCTCCTTTAAATATGCTTTTGTTAAAAGTTTAGTTTTAGGCGCTGCTTTCATTTTGTTATTTGGTTTTAGTGATTCTTGGTATCAAAAATATCGCCAAATTCAAACTAGTGTTTTATCGAGACTGAAGCCAGGAAATTACAGTTCTACTCAGGGTGAAGTTGTTTTTGGTCAGTCACCCAATGTTCCAGTTAAAAATATTTCCTTAACTAAAACCCTCAAAGGTGCGGCAAAATCTGTTGTCTCTGTCGCCATTAGTCCCGATGGGCAGACAATTGCTAGTAGTGGCGAAGGGGAACGTAATATTAAAATGTGGAATATTGCCACAGGAAAAGAAATACTCACCCTAAATGGACATTCGCAAAAAGTCAATGCTGTGGCTATTAGTCCCAATGGCAAAACTTTGGTCAGCGGGAGTGATGATCAAACTATTAAAGCCTGGAATTTGAGTACAGGGAAAATAGTCTATTCGCTAACGGGACACACTGATTCCATTCAAGCATTAGCTATTAGTCCCAATGGAAAAATTTTGGTCAGCGGGAGTGATGATAACACCCTGAAAATGTGGAATTTAGGCACAGGTAAATTAATTCGCACACTTAAAGGACATAAATATTGGGTGCGGTCAGTTGCTATTAGCCCAGATGGACGTAACTTAGCCAGTGGGAGTTTTGATAAAACCATAAAACTTTGGCATCTTTATCAAGATGACCCAGCCCGCACATTGACGGGAAATCCCAATACAATCACATCAGTAGCCTTTAGTCCTGATAGTACCACTTTAGCCAGCGCCAGCCGCGATCGCACCATTAAACTTTGGGATGTCGCATCCGGCGAAGTTATTCGCACCTTAACAGGTCATGCAAACACCGTTACCTGTGTGGCTTTTAGCCCAGATGGTATGACCTTAGCCAGTGCCAGCCGCGATCGTACCATCAAACTTTGGAATTTAGCCACAGGAGAAGTCTTAAATACATTAACAGGTCATGCAGATACAGTGACATCCGTCGGTTTTACGGCTGATGGTAAGACTATTATCAGCGGCAGCGAAGATAATACCATCAAGGTTTGGCGAATAGCACAGTAA